In a single window of the Anguilla rostrata isolate EN2019 chromosome 6, ASM1855537v3, whole genome shotgun sequence genome:
- the LOC135256602 gene encoding LIM/homeobox protein Lhx9-like isoform X2 — protein sequence MEVVRRKVREITCTLRPAAMLFHGISGDHIQGIMEEMERRSKTESRLVKGMHINGREMLQSMPSVNQEKPALCAGCGGKISDRYYLLAVDKQWHLRCLKCCECKLALESELTCFAKDGSIYCKEDYYRFSVQRCARCHLGISASEMVMRARDSVYHLSCFTCTSCSKTLTTGDHFGMKDNLVYCRVHFETLLQGEYHPQLNYTELAAKGGGLALPFFNGTGTVQKGRPRKRKSPAMGVDIPNYNSGCNENEADHLDRDQQPYTSSQKTKRMRTSFKHNQLRTMKSYFAINHNPDAKDLKQLAQKTGLTKRVLQVWFQNARAKFRRNVLRQENGGVDKADGTSLPPASSDSGALTPPGTATTLADLTNPSIAVAASVTSSLDSHESGSSPQTTLTSLF from the exons ATGGAAGTTGTGAGGCGCAAGGTAAGGGAGATCACTTGCACATTGCGTCCAGCAGCCATGCTTTTCCATGGGATCTCCGGGGATCATATTCAAGGGAtcatggaggagatggagaggagatCTAAAACGGAGTCTCGTCTGGTCAAAGGCATGCACATCAACGGAAGAGAAATG CTCCAGAGTATGCCATCGGTGAACCAGGAAAAGCCGGCCTTGTGCGCAGGCTGTGGCGGGAAAATCTCGGACCGATATTACTTGCTAGCCGTGGATAAACAGTGGCATCTACGGTGTTTGAAGTGCTGCGAGTGTAAACTGGCCCTAGAATCAGAGCTCACCTGTTTTGCCAAGGATGGTAGCATTTACTGCAAAGAGGATTACTACAG GTTCTCCGTGCAGAGATGTGCGCGCTGCCACCTCGGAATCTCGGCCTCAGAAATGGTCATGCGCGCCAGGGACTCTGTGTACCACCTGAGTTGCTTCACGTGCACCTCGTGCAGCAAGACCCTGACCACTGGCGACCACTTCGGCATGAAGGACAACCTGGTGTACTGTAGGGTCCACTTCGAAACCCTTCTACAAGGGGAGTACCACCCCCAGTTAAACTACACAGAATTGGCTGCCAAAGGTGGAGGATTGGCGCTGCCATTTTTCAACGGCACTGGCACGGTTCAGAAAGGAAGGCCGCGAAAGAGAAAGAGTCCGGCCATGGGCGTTGACATACCCAATTACAACTCAG GCTGTAATGAAAACGAGGCCGATCACCTGGACCGTGACCAGCAGCCTTACACATCCTCCCAGAAGACCAAGCGCATGCGCACGTCCTTCAAGCACAACCAGCTCCGCACCATGAAGTCCTACTTCGCCATCAACCACAACCCTGACGCCAAGGACCTCAAACAGCTGGCCCAGAAAACCGGCCTCACCAAGAGAGTCCTGCAG GTTTGGTTCCAAAATGCAAGAGCCAAATTCAGAAGGAACGTTTTGCGACAGGAGAACGGGGGCGTTGATAAGGCCGACGGCACGTCGCTCCCGCCTGCCTCGTCAGACAGCGGCGCGCTCACCCCGCCCGGCACCGCCACCACACTAGCAGACCTGACCAATCCCTCTATTGCAGTCGCGGCATCCGTGACCTCTAGTCTGGACAGTCACGAATCCGGGAGCTCACCACAAACTACCTTAACGAGCCttttctaa
- the LOC135256602 gene encoding LIM/homeobox protein Lhx9-like isoform X1 yields MEVVRRKVREITCTLRPAAMLFHGISGDHIQGIMEEMERRSKTESRLVKGMHINGREMLQSMPSVNQEKPALCAGCGGKISDRYYLLAVDKQWHLRCLKCCECKLALESELTCFAKDGSIYCKEDYYRRFSVQRCARCHLGISASEMVMRARDSVYHLSCFTCTSCSKTLTTGDHFGMKDNLVYCRVHFETLLQGEYHPQLNYTELAAKGGGLALPFFNGTGTVQKGRPRKRKSPAMGVDIPNYNSGCNENEADHLDRDQQPYTSSQKTKRMRTSFKHNQLRTMKSYFAINHNPDAKDLKQLAQKTGLTKRVLQVWFQNARAKFRRNVLRQENGGVDKADGTSLPPASSDSGALTPPGTATTLADLTNPSIAVAASVTSSLDSHESGSSPQTTLTSLF; encoded by the exons ATGGAAGTTGTGAGGCGCAAGGTAAGGGAGATCACTTGCACATTGCGTCCAGCAGCCATGCTTTTCCATGGGATCTCCGGGGATCATATTCAAGGGAtcatggaggagatggagaggagatCTAAAACGGAGTCTCGTCTGGTCAAAGGCATGCACATCAACGGAAGAGAAATG CTCCAGAGTATGCCATCGGTGAACCAGGAAAAGCCGGCCTTGTGCGCAGGCTGTGGCGGGAAAATCTCGGACCGATATTACTTGCTAGCCGTGGATAAACAGTGGCATCTACGGTGTTTGAAGTGCTGCGAGTGTAAACTGGCCCTAGAATCAGAGCTCACCTGTTTTGCCAAGGATGGTAGCATTTACTGCAAAGAGGATTACTACAG AAGGTTCTCCGTGCAGAGATGTGCGCGCTGCCACCTCGGAATCTCGGCCTCAGAAATGGTCATGCGCGCCAGGGACTCTGTGTACCACCTGAGTTGCTTCACGTGCACCTCGTGCAGCAAGACCCTGACCACTGGCGACCACTTCGGCATGAAGGACAACCTGGTGTACTGTAGGGTCCACTTCGAAACCCTTCTACAAGGGGAGTACCACCCCCAGTTAAACTACACAGAATTGGCTGCCAAAGGTGGAGGATTGGCGCTGCCATTTTTCAACGGCACTGGCACGGTTCAGAAAGGAAGGCCGCGAAAGAGAAAGAGTCCGGCCATGGGCGTTGACATACCCAATTACAACTCAG GCTGTAATGAAAACGAGGCCGATCACCTGGACCGTGACCAGCAGCCTTACACATCCTCCCAGAAGACCAAGCGCATGCGCACGTCCTTCAAGCACAACCAGCTCCGCACCATGAAGTCCTACTTCGCCATCAACCACAACCCTGACGCCAAGGACCTCAAACAGCTGGCCCAGAAAACCGGCCTCACCAAGAGAGTCCTGCAG GTTTGGTTCCAAAATGCAAGAGCCAAATTCAGAAGGAACGTTTTGCGACAGGAGAACGGGGGCGTTGATAAGGCCGACGGCACGTCGCTCCCGCCTGCCTCGTCAGACAGCGGCGCGCTCACCCCGCCCGGCACCGCCACCACACTAGCAGACCTGACCAATCCCTCTATTGCAGTCGCGGCATCCGTGACCTCTAGTCTGGACAGTCACGAATCCGGGAGCTCACCACAAACTACCTTAACGAGCCttttctaa
- the LOC135256602 gene encoding LIM/homeobox protein Lhx9-like isoform X3 yields MEVVRRKVREITCTLRPAAMLFHGISGDHIQGIMEEMERRSKTESRLVKGMHINGREMLQSMPSVNQEKPALCAGCGGKISDRYYLLAVDKQWHLRCLKCCECKLALESELTCFAKDGSIYCKEDYYRRFSVQRCARCHLGISASEMVMRARDSVYHLSCFTCTSCSKTLTTGDHFGMKDNLVYCRVHFETLLQGEYHPQLNYTELAAKGGGLALPFFNGTGTVQKGRPRKRKSPAMGVDIPNYNSGCNENEADHLDRDQQPYTSSQKTKRMRTSFKHNQLRTMKSYFAINHNPDAKDLKQLAQKTGLTKRVLQGEQFLGHYSHTSRRLKIP; encoded by the exons ATGGAAGTTGTGAGGCGCAAGGTAAGGGAGATCACTTGCACATTGCGTCCAGCAGCCATGCTTTTCCATGGGATCTCCGGGGATCATATTCAAGGGAtcatggaggagatggagaggagatCTAAAACGGAGTCTCGTCTGGTCAAAGGCATGCACATCAACGGAAGAGAAATG CTCCAGAGTATGCCATCGGTGAACCAGGAAAAGCCGGCCTTGTGCGCAGGCTGTGGCGGGAAAATCTCGGACCGATATTACTTGCTAGCCGTGGATAAACAGTGGCATCTACGGTGTTTGAAGTGCTGCGAGTGTAAACTGGCCCTAGAATCAGAGCTCACCTGTTTTGCCAAGGATGGTAGCATTTACTGCAAAGAGGATTACTACAG AAGGTTCTCCGTGCAGAGATGTGCGCGCTGCCACCTCGGAATCTCGGCCTCAGAAATGGTCATGCGCGCCAGGGACTCTGTGTACCACCTGAGTTGCTTCACGTGCACCTCGTGCAGCAAGACCCTGACCACTGGCGACCACTTCGGCATGAAGGACAACCTGGTGTACTGTAGGGTCCACTTCGAAACCCTTCTACAAGGGGAGTACCACCCCCAGTTAAACTACACAGAATTGGCTGCCAAAGGTGGAGGATTGGCGCTGCCATTTTTCAACGGCACTGGCACGGTTCAGAAAGGAAGGCCGCGAAAGAGAAAGAGTCCGGCCATGGGCGTTGACATACCCAATTACAACTCAG GCTGTAATGAAAACGAGGCCGATCACCTGGACCGTGACCAGCAGCCTTACACATCCTCCCAGAAGACCAAGCGCATGCGCACGTCCTTCAAGCACAACCAGCTCCGCACCATGAAGTCCTACTTCGCCATCAACCACAACCCTGACGCCAAGGACCTCAAACAGCTGGCCCAGAAAACCGGCCTCACCAAGAGAGTCCTGCAG GGTGAACAATTCTTGGGGCATTACAGCCACACTTCCCGACGTTTGAAAATCCCCTAA